A window from Engraulis encrasicolus isolate BLACKSEA-1 chromosome 13, IST_EnEncr_1.0, whole genome shotgun sequence encodes these proteins:
- the evx2 gene encoding homeobox even-skipped homolog protein 2, which translates to MMERIRKEMILMERGLHSPVAGKRLSNLSDSNGNTVLEALENSQHSGRLSPRLTSGSLHGSLGDIPTKGKFEIDSLFAPHHDTSSTEISSSENRKKMSMYAEVSPDSDINSDVEVGCPSHRSPGSVSQHKENNKGYSDRDSGASNSSSMSNMNGNSIGSSNSSNADQVRRYRTAFTREQIGRLEKEFYRENYVSRPRRCELAAALNLPETTIKVWFQNRRMKDKRQRLAMSWPHPADPSFYTYMMTHAAATGSLPYPFHSHMPLHYYPHVGVTAAAAAAAASGAASSPFATSIRPLDTFRALSHPYSRPELLCSFRHPGLYQSPAGLNSSAAASAAAAAAAAAAAVSAPSATGPCSCLSCHSSQAASALGSRSASSDFTCTASQRSESGFLPYSAAVLSKTAVPSPDQREESSLNR; encoded by the exons ATGATGGAGAGGATAAGAAAAGAGATGATCCTGATGGAGCGGGGTCTACACAGCCCAGTGGCCGGGAAGAGGCTATCCAATCTGTCGGACTCGAATGGAAACACGGTGTTGGAGGCCCTGGAAAATTCCCAACACAGTGGCCGCCTAAGCCCACGACTAACCTCCGGCTCGCTGCACGGGAGTCTTGGGGATATCCCCACGAAAGGGAAATTCGAAATCGACAGTTTGTTCGCCCCACACCACGATACCTCGTCCACAGAGATATCCTCCTCAGAAAACAGGAAGAAAATGAGCATGTACGCAGAAGTTTCTCCAGACTCCGATATTAACAGTGATGTTGAAGTGGGATGCCCATCTCATCGCTCCCCGGGCAGTGTGAGCCAACACAAGGAAAATAATAAAG GATATTCAGACAGAGACTCTGGGGCATCAAACAGCTCATCCATGTCCAACATGAACGGTAACTCGATTGGAAGCTCCAACAGCTCAAACGCGGACCAGGTGAGAAGGTACCGAACGGCGTTTACGAGGGAACAGATTGGCAGGCTGGAGAAGGAGTTTTACAGGGAAAATTATGTTTCGAGACCGAGGAGATGTGAACTGGCTGCAGCGCTGAATTTACCTGAAACTACAATTAAG GTGTGGTTCCAAAACAGGAGGATGAAGGATAAGAGGCAGCGTTTGGCCATGTCCTGGCCACATCCAGCAGACCCCAGTTTCTACACCTATATGATGACGCACGCCGCTGCCACCGGAAGTCTGCCATACCCTTTCCATTCCCACATGCCTCTGCACTACTACCCGCACGTGGGTGTCACagcggcagccgcagcagcagcagccagcgggGCCGCATCGTCACCTTTCGCTACCTCCATCCGCCCTCTCGATACTTTCCGTGCACTCTCACATCCCTACTCCCGCCCTGAGCTGCTGTGCAGCTTCAGGCATCCGGGACTGTACCAGTCACCTGCAGGCCTCAATAGCTCAgcggcagcatcagcagcagcggcggcagcggcggcggcagcagctgtTAGCGCGCCCTCGGCCACCGGGCCTTGCTCGTGCCTCAGCTGCCACAGCAGTCAAGCGGCCAGTGCCCTGGGCTCGAGAAGTGCCAGCTCTGACTTTACGTGCACGGCCAGCCAGAGGTCCGAGAGTGGATTTCTGCCATACTCAGCTGCGGTGCTGAGCAAGACAGCGGTGCCATCTCCTGATCAAAGAGAAGAGAGCTCTCTCAACAGATAA